One stretch of Cygnus olor isolate bCygOlo1 chromosome 1, bCygOlo1.pri.v2, whole genome shotgun sequence DNA includes these proteins:
- the IL1RL1 gene encoding interleukin-1 receptor-like 1 isoform X6, whose translation MGCKLNSKSRNMMGYVHLIFLSTFLLVSVTSESYDAMESEALVVRCPLRNSAVKVTWYHTDTKKIIPEEEEGSRIFSLGRFLWFLPNSVEDSGNYTCVTHYPNNSTKEFNISVKVHPYKEGICFPSRILYPNDTRRGRIVCPTFDNYKNATMIQWYKDCRPLQGERYLKKDKYIYISDLTKEDDGYYTCHFTYTHRGNVFNVSATRIFISEAKHLSLPAQILFPKDKDVIEVELGAPLSLKCQARLGIKKQPIDVVSWDVDNNPVIHIDTSRFREETHFFEGQAREYYKEATLHITEIKEEDLQSNFTCVVMNEMGNTRATVTLQLKAQ comes from the exons ATGGGATGTAAGCTTAACTCGAAATCAAG aAATATGATGGGGTATGTACATTTGATATTCCTATCTACCTTCCTCTTGGTTTCCGTGACATCAGAATCAT ATGATGCAATGGAAAGTGAGGCTTTAGTTGTAAGATGTCCCCTACGAAATTCAGCTGTGAAAGTCACCTGGTATCACACAGacactaagaaaataattcctgaAGAAGAAGAGGGATCACGAATATTTTCATTAGGAAGATTTCTTTGGTTTCTGCCAAATTCTGTAGAAGATTCTGGAAACTATACTTGTGTTACACATTA cccGAATAATAGCACAAAAGAGTTCAACATCAGCGTGAAGGTGCATCCATACAAGGAAGGAATATGTTTCCCAAGCCGGATACTTTATCCAAATGACACTAGAAGAGGAAGAATTGTTTGTCCTACATTTGACAATTATAAGAATGCTACTATGATCCAGTGGTATAAG gATTGCAGACCTCTTCAGGGAGAGAGATATTTgaagaaagataaatatatttatattagtGACCTGACAAAGGAGGATGATGGTTATTATACTTGTCATTTTACCTACACTCACAGAGGAAATGTGTTCAATGTATCAGCTACAAGGATCTTTATAAGTGAAG CAAAACACCTGTCTCTACCTGCTcaaattttgtttccaaaagatAAAGATGTGATAGAAGTAGAGCTTG GTGCTCCTTTGTCTCTGAAATGTCAGGCCCGTCTGGGGATTAAGAAACAGCCTATAGATGTTGTCTCCTGGGATGTGGATAACAACCCAGTAATACACATAGATACTTCAAGATTTCGTGAAGAAACTCATTT TTTTGAAGGACAAGCACGAGAATATTACAAAGAGGCAACTTTGcacatcactgaaataaaagaggaGGATCTGCAGTCAAATTTCACATGTGTAGTGATGAATGAAATGGGAAATACAAGGGCCACGGTGACATTACAACTCAAAGCACAAT GA
- the IL1RL1 gene encoding interleukin-1 receptor-like 1 isoform X3 encodes MGCKLNSKSRNMMGYVHLIFLSTFLLVSVTSESYDAMESEALVVRCPLRNSAVKVTWYHTDTKKIIPEEEEGSRIFSLGRFLWFLPNSVEDSGNYTCVTHYPNNSTKEFNISVKVHPYKEGICFPSRILYPNDTRRGRIVCPTFDNYKNATMIQWYKDCRPLQGERYLKKDKYIYISDLTKEDDGYYTCHFTYTHRGNVFNVSATRIFISEAKHLSLPAQILFPKDKDVIEVELGAPLSLKCQARLGIKKQPIDVVSWDVDNNPVIHIDTSRFREETHFFEGQAREYYKEATLHITEIKEEDLQSNFTCVVMNEMGNTRATVTLQLKAQSDHHNVLMIVGFLVLLVIVAVSVVLYQFFRIDIVLFYREIFQPYSVKDDGKIYDAYVIYPRRYSNEANFVEYFVHQIMPDILENKCGYKLCIYGRDTYPGEAFCFCLPCPLSSPQILPPGWKSCSESDCHGDCLKVPCFQADGLYGYTPHSCLP; translated from the exons ATGGGATGTAAGCTTAACTCGAAATCAAG aAATATGATGGGGTATGTACATTTGATATTCCTATCTACCTTCCTCTTGGTTTCCGTGACATCAGAATCAT ATGATGCAATGGAAAGTGAGGCTTTAGTTGTAAGATGTCCCCTACGAAATTCAGCTGTGAAAGTCACCTGGTATCACACAGacactaagaaaataattcctgaAGAAGAAGAGGGATCACGAATATTTTCATTAGGAAGATTTCTTTGGTTTCTGCCAAATTCTGTAGAAGATTCTGGAAACTATACTTGTGTTACACATTA cccGAATAATAGCACAAAAGAGTTCAACATCAGCGTGAAGGTGCATCCATACAAGGAAGGAATATGTTTCCCAAGCCGGATACTTTATCCAAATGACACTAGAAGAGGAAGAATTGTTTGTCCTACATTTGACAATTATAAGAATGCTACTATGATCCAGTGGTATAAG gATTGCAGACCTCTTCAGGGAGAGAGATATTTgaagaaagataaatatatttatattagtGACCTGACAAAGGAGGATGATGGTTATTATACTTGTCATTTTACCTACACTCACAGAGGAAATGTGTTCAATGTATCAGCTACAAGGATCTTTATAAGTGAAG CAAAACACCTGTCTCTACCTGCTcaaattttgtttccaaaagatAAAGATGTGATAGAAGTAGAGCTTG GTGCTCCTTTGTCTCTGAAATGTCAGGCCCGTCTGGGGATTAAGAAACAGCCTATAGATGTTGTCTCCTGGGATGTGGATAACAACCCAGTAATACACATAGATACTTCAAGATTTCGTGAAGAAACTCATTT TTTTGAAGGACAAGCACGAGAATATTACAAAGAGGCAACTTTGcacatcactgaaataaaagaggaGGATCTGCAGTCAAATTTCACATGTGTAGTGATGAATGAAATGGGAAATACAAGGGCCACGGTGACATTACAACTCAAAGCACAAT CAGATCATCATAATGTCCTCATGATCGTTGGATTTCTAGTTCTGCTAGTGATAGTAGCAGTCTCTGTTGTACTTTATCAGTTCTTCCGAATTGATATTGTCCTATTTTATCGGGAGATATTTCAGCCATACTCAGTCAAAGATG ATGGGAAGATATATGATGCATATGTGATCTACCCCAGAAGATACAGCAATGAAGCTAATTTTGTGGAATATTTTGTACACCAAATTATGCCAGATattctagaaaataaatgtggatataaattatgtatttatggAAGAGATACATATCCTGGAGAAG ccttctgcttttgtcttccttGTCCACTTTCAAGTCCCCAGATACTTCCACCTGGGTGGAAAAGCTGTTCAGAATCAGACTGTCATGGGGATTGCTTAAAAGTTCCCTGCTTCCAGGCAGATGGACTTTACGGATACACTCCCCACTCTTGTTTACCTTGA
- the IL1RL1 gene encoding interleukin-1 receptor-like 1 isoform X5, protein MGCKLNSKSRNMMGYVHLIFLSTFLLVSVTSESYDAMESEALVVRCPLRNSAVKVTWYHTDTKKIIPEEEEGSRIFSLGRFLWFLPNSVEDSGNYTCVTHYPNNSTKEFNISVKVHPYKEGICFPSRILYPNDTRRGRIVCPTFDNYKNATMIQWYKDCRPLQGERYLKKDKYIYISDLTKEDDGYYTCHFTYTHRGNVFNVSATRIFISEAKHLSLPAQILFPKDKDVIEVELGAPLSLKCQARLGIKKQPIDVVSWDVDNNPVIHIDTSRFREETHFFEGQAREYYKEATLHITEIKEEDLQSNFTCVVMNEMGNTRATVTLQLKAQCHQ, encoded by the exons ATGGGATGTAAGCTTAACTCGAAATCAAG aAATATGATGGGGTATGTACATTTGATATTCCTATCTACCTTCCTCTTGGTTTCCGTGACATCAGAATCAT ATGATGCAATGGAAAGTGAGGCTTTAGTTGTAAGATGTCCCCTACGAAATTCAGCTGTGAAAGTCACCTGGTATCACACAGacactaagaaaataattcctgaAGAAGAAGAGGGATCACGAATATTTTCATTAGGAAGATTTCTTTGGTTTCTGCCAAATTCTGTAGAAGATTCTGGAAACTATACTTGTGTTACACATTA cccGAATAATAGCACAAAAGAGTTCAACATCAGCGTGAAGGTGCATCCATACAAGGAAGGAATATGTTTCCCAAGCCGGATACTTTATCCAAATGACACTAGAAGAGGAAGAATTGTTTGTCCTACATTTGACAATTATAAGAATGCTACTATGATCCAGTGGTATAAG gATTGCAGACCTCTTCAGGGAGAGAGATATTTgaagaaagataaatatatttatattagtGACCTGACAAAGGAGGATGATGGTTATTATACTTGTCATTTTACCTACACTCACAGAGGAAATGTGTTCAATGTATCAGCTACAAGGATCTTTATAAGTGAAG CAAAACACCTGTCTCTACCTGCTcaaattttgtttccaaaagatAAAGATGTGATAGAAGTAGAGCTTG GTGCTCCTTTGTCTCTGAAATGTCAGGCCCGTCTGGGGATTAAGAAACAGCCTATAGATGTTGTCTCCTGGGATGTGGATAACAACCCAGTAATACACATAGATACTTCAAGATTTCGTGAAGAAACTCATTT TTTTGAAGGACAAGCACGAGAATATTACAAAGAGGCAACTTTGcacatcactgaaataaaagaggaGGATCTGCAGTCAAATTTCACATGTGTAGTGATGAATGAAATGGGAAATACAAGGGCCACGGTGACATTACAACTCAAAGCACAAT GTCATCAGTAA
- the IL1RL1 gene encoding interleukin-1 receptor-like 1 isoform X2 produces the protein MGCKLNSKSRNMMGYVHLIFLSTFLLVSVTSESYDAMESEALVVRCPLRNSAVKVTWYHTDTKKIIPEEEEGSRIFSLGRFLWFLPNSVEDSGNYTCVTHYPNNSTKEFNISVKVHPYKEGICFPSRILYPNDTRRGRIVCPTFDNYKNATMIQWYKDCRPLQGERYLKKDKYIYISDLTKEDDGYYTCHFTYTHRGNVFNVSATRIFISEAKHLSLPAQILFPKDKDVIEVELGAPLSLKCQARLGIKKQPIDVVSWDVDNNPVIHIDTSRFREETHFFEGQAREYYKEATLHITEIKEEDLQSNFTCVVMNEMGNTRATVTLQLKAQYHHNVLMIVGFLVLLVIVAVSVVLYQFFRIDIVLFYREIFQPYSVKDDGKIYDAYVIYPRRYSNEANFVEYFVHQIMPDILENKCGYKLCIYGRDTYPGEDKASAIENRIQKSRRLIILLTHQLLNCKEFAYDQHVALYNALIQDNTKVILLEMEMMETYETLQESLKYIIKKQGTVKWKEQHTVHPQSSNSKFWKRVRYLMPLRLRSSCSVNAG, from the exons ATGGGATGTAAGCTTAACTCGAAATCAAG aAATATGATGGGGTATGTACATTTGATATTCCTATCTACCTTCCTCTTGGTTTCCGTGACATCAGAATCAT ATGATGCAATGGAAAGTGAGGCTTTAGTTGTAAGATGTCCCCTACGAAATTCAGCTGTGAAAGTCACCTGGTATCACACAGacactaagaaaataattcctgaAGAAGAAGAGGGATCACGAATATTTTCATTAGGAAGATTTCTTTGGTTTCTGCCAAATTCTGTAGAAGATTCTGGAAACTATACTTGTGTTACACATTA cccGAATAATAGCACAAAAGAGTTCAACATCAGCGTGAAGGTGCATCCATACAAGGAAGGAATATGTTTCCCAAGCCGGATACTTTATCCAAATGACACTAGAAGAGGAAGAATTGTTTGTCCTACATTTGACAATTATAAGAATGCTACTATGATCCAGTGGTATAAG gATTGCAGACCTCTTCAGGGAGAGAGATATTTgaagaaagataaatatatttatattagtGACCTGACAAAGGAGGATGATGGTTATTATACTTGTCATTTTACCTACACTCACAGAGGAAATGTGTTCAATGTATCAGCTACAAGGATCTTTATAAGTGAAG CAAAACACCTGTCTCTACCTGCTcaaattttgtttccaaaagatAAAGATGTGATAGAAGTAGAGCTTG GTGCTCCTTTGTCTCTGAAATGTCAGGCCCGTCTGGGGATTAAGAAACAGCCTATAGATGTTGTCTCCTGGGATGTGGATAACAACCCAGTAATACACATAGATACTTCAAGATTTCGTGAAGAAACTCATTT TTTTGAAGGACAAGCACGAGAATATTACAAAGAGGCAACTTTGcacatcactgaaataaaagaggaGGATCTGCAGTCAAATTTCACATGTGTAGTGATGAATGAAATGGGAAATACAAGGGCCACGGTGACATTACAACTCAAAGCACAAT ATCATCATAATGTCCTCATGATCGTTGGATTTCTAGTTCTGCTAGTGATAGTAGCAGTCTCTGTTGTACTTTATCAGTTCTTCCGAATTGATATTGTCCTATTTTATCGGGAGATATTTCAGCCATACTCAGTCAAAGATG ATGGGAAGATATATGATGCATATGTGATCTACCCCAGAAGATACAGCAATGAAGCTAATTTTGTGGAATATTTTGTACACCAAATTATGCCAGATattctagaaaataaatgtggatataaattatgtatttatggAAGAGATACATATCCTGGAGAAG ATAAAGCCAGTGCAATTGAGAACAGGATACAGAAGAGCAGACGGCTGATCATCCTTCTAACACACCAGCTGCTTAATTGTAAAGAATTCGCTTATGATCAACATGTTGCTTTATACAATGCCCTCATTCAAGACAATACAAAGGTGATCCTGCTGGAAATGGAGATGATGGAGACGTATGAGACTCTTCAGGAATCTCTTAAATATATCATCAAGAAACAAGGTACTGTCAAATGGAAAGAGCAGCACACTGTGCACCCACAGTCATCCAATTCTAAGTTCTGGAAACGTGTGAGGTACCTTATGCCACTGAGACTCAGGTCGTCATGCTCAGTTAATGCTGGATGA
- the IL1RL1 gene encoding interleukin-1 receptor-like 1 isoform X1, which translates to MGCKLNSKSRNMMGYVHLIFLSTFLLVSVTSESYDAMESEALVVRCPLRNSAVKVTWYHTDTKKIIPEEEEGSRIFSLGRFLWFLPNSVEDSGNYTCVTHYPNNSTKEFNISVKVHPYKEGICFPSRILYPNDTRRGRIVCPTFDNYKNATMIQWYKDCRPLQGERYLKKDKYIYISDLTKEDDGYYTCHFTYTHRGNVFNVSATRIFISEAKHLSLPAQILFPKDKDVIEVELGAPLSLKCQARLGIKKQPIDVVSWDVDNNPVIHIDTSRFREETHFFEGQAREYYKEATLHITEIKEEDLQSNFTCVVMNEMGNTRATVTLQLKAQSDHHNVLMIVGFLVLLVIVAVSVVLYQFFRIDIVLFYREIFQPYSVKDDGKIYDAYVIYPRRYSNEANFVEYFVHQIMPDILENKCGYKLCIYGRDTYPGEDKASAIENRIQKSRRLIILLTHQLLNCKEFAYDQHVALYNALIQDNTKVILLEMEMMETYETLQESLKYIIKKQGTVKWKEQHTVHPQSSNSKFWKRVRYLMPLRLRSSCSVNAG; encoded by the exons ATGGGATGTAAGCTTAACTCGAAATCAAG aAATATGATGGGGTATGTACATTTGATATTCCTATCTACCTTCCTCTTGGTTTCCGTGACATCAGAATCAT ATGATGCAATGGAAAGTGAGGCTTTAGTTGTAAGATGTCCCCTACGAAATTCAGCTGTGAAAGTCACCTGGTATCACACAGacactaagaaaataattcctgaAGAAGAAGAGGGATCACGAATATTTTCATTAGGAAGATTTCTTTGGTTTCTGCCAAATTCTGTAGAAGATTCTGGAAACTATACTTGTGTTACACATTA cccGAATAATAGCACAAAAGAGTTCAACATCAGCGTGAAGGTGCATCCATACAAGGAAGGAATATGTTTCCCAAGCCGGATACTTTATCCAAATGACACTAGAAGAGGAAGAATTGTTTGTCCTACATTTGACAATTATAAGAATGCTACTATGATCCAGTGGTATAAG gATTGCAGACCTCTTCAGGGAGAGAGATATTTgaagaaagataaatatatttatattagtGACCTGACAAAGGAGGATGATGGTTATTATACTTGTCATTTTACCTACACTCACAGAGGAAATGTGTTCAATGTATCAGCTACAAGGATCTTTATAAGTGAAG CAAAACACCTGTCTCTACCTGCTcaaattttgtttccaaaagatAAAGATGTGATAGAAGTAGAGCTTG GTGCTCCTTTGTCTCTGAAATGTCAGGCCCGTCTGGGGATTAAGAAACAGCCTATAGATGTTGTCTCCTGGGATGTGGATAACAACCCAGTAATACACATAGATACTTCAAGATTTCGTGAAGAAACTCATTT TTTTGAAGGACAAGCACGAGAATATTACAAAGAGGCAACTTTGcacatcactgaaataaaagaggaGGATCTGCAGTCAAATTTCACATGTGTAGTGATGAATGAAATGGGAAATACAAGGGCCACGGTGACATTACAACTCAAAGCACAAT CAGATCATCATAATGTCCTCATGATCGTTGGATTTCTAGTTCTGCTAGTGATAGTAGCAGTCTCTGTTGTACTTTATCAGTTCTTCCGAATTGATATTGTCCTATTTTATCGGGAGATATTTCAGCCATACTCAGTCAAAGATG ATGGGAAGATATATGATGCATATGTGATCTACCCCAGAAGATACAGCAATGAAGCTAATTTTGTGGAATATTTTGTACACCAAATTATGCCAGATattctagaaaataaatgtggatataaattatgtatttatggAAGAGATACATATCCTGGAGAAG ATAAAGCCAGTGCAATTGAGAACAGGATACAGAAGAGCAGACGGCTGATCATCCTTCTAACACACCAGCTGCTTAATTGTAAAGAATTCGCTTATGATCAACATGTTGCTTTATACAATGCCCTCATTCAAGACAATACAAAGGTGATCCTGCTGGAAATGGAGATGATGGAGACGTATGAGACTCTTCAGGAATCTCTTAAATATATCATCAAGAAACAAGGTACTGTCAAATGGAAAGAGCAGCACACTGTGCACCCACAGTCATCCAATTCTAAGTTCTGGAAACGTGTGAGGTACCTTATGCCACTGAGACTCAGGTCGTCATGCTCAGTTAATGCTGGATGA
- the IL1RL1 gene encoding interleukin-1 receptor-like 1 isoform X4 — MGCKLNSKSRNMMGYVHLIFLSTFLLVSVTSESYDAMESEALVVRCPLRNSAVKVTWYHTDTKKIIPEEEEGSRIFSLGRFLWFLPNSVEDSGNYTCVTHYPNNSTKEFNISVKVHPYKEGICFPSRILYPNDTRRGRIVCPTFDNYKNATMIQWYKDCRPLQGERYLKKDKYIYISDLTKEDDGYYTCHFTYTHRGNVFNVSATRIFISEAKHLSLPAQILFPKDKDVIEVELGAPLSLKCQARLGIKKQPIDVVSWDVDNNPVIHIDTSRFREETHFFEGQAREYYKEATLHITEIKEEDLQSNFTCVVMNEMGNTRATVTLQLKAQYGPNHIEKKSHSL; from the exons ATGGGATGTAAGCTTAACTCGAAATCAAG aAATATGATGGGGTATGTACATTTGATATTCCTATCTACCTTCCTCTTGGTTTCCGTGACATCAGAATCAT ATGATGCAATGGAAAGTGAGGCTTTAGTTGTAAGATGTCCCCTACGAAATTCAGCTGTGAAAGTCACCTGGTATCACACAGacactaagaaaataattcctgaAGAAGAAGAGGGATCACGAATATTTTCATTAGGAAGATTTCTTTGGTTTCTGCCAAATTCTGTAGAAGATTCTGGAAACTATACTTGTGTTACACATTA cccGAATAATAGCACAAAAGAGTTCAACATCAGCGTGAAGGTGCATCCATACAAGGAAGGAATATGTTTCCCAAGCCGGATACTTTATCCAAATGACACTAGAAGAGGAAGAATTGTTTGTCCTACATTTGACAATTATAAGAATGCTACTATGATCCAGTGGTATAAG gATTGCAGACCTCTTCAGGGAGAGAGATATTTgaagaaagataaatatatttatattagtGACCTGACAAAGGAGGATGATGGTTATTATACTTGTCATTTTACCTACACTCACAGAGGAAATGTGTTCAATGTATCAGCTACAAGGATCTTTATAAGTGAAG CAAAACACCTGTCTCTACCTGCTcaaattttgtttccaaaagatAAAGATGTGATAGAAGTAGAGCTTG GTGCTCCTTTGTCTCTGAAATGTCAGGCCCGTCTGGGGATTAAGAAACAGCCTATAGATGTTGTCTCCTGGGATGTGGATAACAACCCAGTAATACACATAGATACTTCAAGATTTCGTGAAGAAACTCATTT TTTTGAAGGACAAGCACGAGAATATTACAAAGAGGCAACTTTGcacatcactgaaataaaagaggaGGATCTGCAGTCAAATTTCACATGTGTAGTGATGAATGAAATGGGAAATACAAGGGCCACGGTGACATTACAACTCAAAGCACAAT ATGGGCCGAACCACATTGAGAAGAAATCCCACAGCCTTTAA